The Dehalococcoidia bacterium genome has a window encoding:
- a CDS encoding OB-fold domain-containing protein, with product MAQRAYGKPLPVPSPETRPFWEGCKRHELWLPYCPRCQRFFWYPRDFCPRCFSWEVEWRRASGRGKVYTFAIHYRAFHPAWEREVPFVTAIVELEEGVRLYTQLVGVEPDPKHIRCDMPVEVVFEDVSEEISLPKFRPVAQEGGQP from the coding sequence ATGGCTCAAAGGGCGTATGGTAAGCCGTTACCAGTGCCCAGCCCAGAGACAAGGCCCTTCTGGGAGGGGTGCAAGAGGCATGAGCTCTGGCTCCCCTACTGCCCTCGCTGCCAGCGCTTCTTCTGGTACCCTCGCGACTTTTGTCCCCGTTGCTTCTCCTGGGAGGTGGAGTGGCGAAGGGCCAGTGGCCGGGGCAAGGTCTATACCTTCGCCATCCACTACAGGGCCTTCCACCCGGCCTGGGAGAGGGAGGTGCCCTTCGTCACCGCTATCGTCGAGCTGGAGGAAGGGGTGCGCCTCTACACGCAGCTGGTAGGTGTGGAACCCGATCCAAAACACATCCGCTGTGACATGCCGGTGGAGGTGGTGTTCGAGGACGTAAGCGAGGAGATAAGCTTGCCCAAGTTTCGGCCCGTGGCTCAGGAGGGTGGCCAGCCATGA